A window from Synechococcus sp. RSCCF101 encodes these proteins:
- a CDS encoding c-type cytochrome, with translation MLLLLVALLTLGPSSAQASEPGQGARVFSANCAACHMGGGNVVHARRTLKQEALARYVENYSSDHRAAIAERIRNGHNAMPAFAGRLSEPEIQAAASYVDRMALQGWGRWPRPEEGSRHA, from the coding sequence GTGCTGCTCCTGCTGGTGGCACTGCTCACGCTGGGGCCCAGCAGCGCGCAGGCCAGTGAGCCCGGCCAGGGCGCCCGGGTGTTCTCCGCCAACTGCGCCGCCTGCCACATGGGGGGCGGCAACGTGGTTCATGCCAGGCGGACGCTGAAGCAGGAGGCCCTGGCCCGCTATGTGGAGAACTACAGCAGCGACCACCGCGCGGCGATCGCTGAACGCATCCGCAACGGCCACAACGCCATGCCCGCCTTCGCCGGCAGGCTGAGCGAGCCGGAGATTCAGGCGGCCGCCTCCTATGTGGACCGGATGGCCCTGCAGGGCTGGGGGCGCTGGCCCCGTCCCGAGGAGGGGTCGCGCCATGCCTGA
- the petE gene encoding plastocyanin, which yields MRQLLTAAVALVLFAGLGLQSVQAATSEVKLGADSGMLVFEPANVTIKKGDTIRFVNNKLAPHNVVFDGHDELSHQELAFSPGESWETTFNEAGSFEYYCEPHRGAGMVGTITVE from the coding sequence ATGCGTCAGCTGCTCACAGCGGCCGTCGCCCTGGTTCTTTTTGCCGGTCTCGGTCTGCAGTCCGTTCAGGCTGCCACCTCTGAGGTGAAGCTCGGCGCCGACAGCGGCATGCTCGTCTTCGAACCGGCCAACGTCACCATCAAGAAGGGTGACACCATCCGCTTCGTCAACAACAAGCTGGCCCCTCACAATGTCGTGTTCGACGGTCACGATGAGCTGAGCCACCAGGAGCTGGCCTTCAGCCCCGGCGAATCCTGGGAGACCACCTTCAACGAGGCCGGCAGCTTCGAGTACTACTGCGAGCCTCACCGCGGCGCCGGCATGGTCGGCACCATCACTGTTGAGTGA